ACAATAGAGGTATCCAGCACCAAGTTGAAAGCTTAAGTCACAAAAACGTATCTTATGCATCTCAATGGATCTAAAATGAGGCAATTGTGATGCAGATTTCTCACCCATGATTGCCTTTTGTTTCTTCTGCAGTTCCCCAGTTATAATATATTCCCATTTCTTTTGGGCCTCCTCCTTGGAGTCTCTGAGCCAATCCAGTATAGGTCTTGTGAGATCAATAGCAGACGGATCCCTCAAATCGGGACAGAATACATCCTACAGAGAAATAGCTTCTTGTCAGattcaaaaaagaaacaattaccACCTTAGCATTGTGAGTGTAAGTAATTAAGCATACTTCGATGAGAAAATAACCAGAAGGATCATGCTGCCCAGCTTTGTGCATCACCTGGTCCGTTGAGCAAAAAATCTTGTCCCTCAGAGCAGTTAAGGTCTGACCTCCAAGAACTAACAACTCTTGGATCTactcaaaaatttaaaaatagaggtCCTACTTGTTAATCAGCTATTGGATGATAGTAGCCATACATGATTCCTTCGATAAATCAGATATTGAAATTCGTTTTCATTAACATCAGCATGGCATTGAATACCTTGGTACCCTTTCGAACATTATGGTAAACCTCTACAGATAGAACAACTTCTGGATACAGCACAGGTAAGTGTTCCTGAAGGCTGGCAGTGTTGACCTGCCAAACATTAAATCCGAATTATGATAGGGaacataaatgaaaatatgCGGGGAAATGTATACGAATTCATTCTTGTTtgaacatatttataatatcaACTCTGCACCTGCAGCTATTCAGAGACAGCAAAACCAACTTCTTTTAGTACTAGGTAGTCAGCCGCAAGAAAGTTGCTTATGGatataaaacaagaaagaaattatACCAACCAATAGAAGGAACCCTTAGGTAACTCCTGATATATTTCTCAcgaattttcatgtttttagttGGTTTTAAATGTCTTTActtcaatgaaaaaatatttaatccaaCTGACAAAGGAATATACAGTAGACTAAAGCCAAAGGCtaagaaggcataaatatgaGAGGCTATAACTAATTGCTTTAACTCGTCTAAAAGTTGAATACATCAGCAAAGTATTTCAAATTGGACCAAATGACCTCATATGcaacaataataaaagaatttcaggTAACCTTTCTGGTAGAACTTGTAGACCTAAGGGTCCTCATCCTTTCTGTTCTAGTTGATTTATGGACAGCTTCATTGATCCTGCGACTAAACAGAGATAAGATACATGAAATCAGATCTTGTATACAAAATGGAATAATCACATAAATGACAGCAATACCAACTCAAATGAATGAAGTTTGACTGATGCTTTGTCTTCTTCTTGCTTCTGTTTGATTCTCACCACTTGTTCCACCTTTTCTATACAATCACTCTGAAAATTGATCATACATAAGAAGAGATACATAGCACCCCTCCACCCAAAAGATATGGACACATTCATGTCAAAGTTCTATGTGAAATACTTTTAAACTGTTTGCATAATCTAACTAACCTATTCTAACAGCAAACATAATGAAAATCATCACAGCAAATATAGTGGAAAATGGTTATGGTGTATTAAGTATGAACGCACTTAATATGCTTATCTTAACTAGGTTATACCTACTTGATGATCAGCTGACATGTAACACCAGCTACTGAGGCCAAGCTGTAATTAACATTGTCAAATGGTTATTGTATTCAATACTTGTGCATATTATAGCATTAATGTTCTCCTAAGGTCCTACCATGAATAGATTGTATCTGACAGAATAGTCTCCAGGCTAGACTTTAGGACAAAATTCCTGTAATCTCCCGCGTATTTATAAAGGATTGGATCTGTATATTTAATGAGATAAAGGCCAGAGAAGCATACAGTTTTTTCCCTAAAACCTTTCTTTAGTTTTATCATGATACCACTTGATCTTTGACATGGCATCAGAGCCATCTCATTTCTGTGGTTTTTGTGGTTTGTGGAGGGGATCTCTATCATTTCCATAGTTGTTGCCATGTATTGCCTGCTCTAGTAGGCATCTATGAAGCTGTTTGACAGTCACAGCCACAGTCCCACATTATTTGTCTCAATTACTTGGGTGTAATTTATATACCTATTGGGCAACTTTACTTGAtgccaattggttttaaaatgaattctaaCAGAAAAAcgatttgaaattttgataggagaaagaataaaaattgaaactgaATGATATAGTTTTCTTCATAGACCAAAATAAACTgttaaaaacttaaattcataaattagAATGGCCAATTCTCAACTTCTAATACATTTAATAAACCTTTATATTATCCCAGGCATTAGACTGCCAAGAAGAATATAAGCATCAAATAGTTATAGGGAAGCATAAATGTTTAATGAGTTAGCATACTTCAAGAACAGAATCATTTGTTCCCTTCCTCTTTCTATTTGATTTCTTCTCACCGAACCTGCTGCCAAATCCAACACTTTATCATTGTTAGGCTCCCAACATATGCACTTATGAATTCAGTACAAGTATAACACAATTACTTAATTCTCTATCACTTGATAAAAGATCACAAATACATAAAGTTACAATCATATCTGCAAGAAATTTCAAGGACAGAATAGGGTAAGTTGTCAATATTGGATGGTGGCATGCGGCGGCCAACTCTAAAAAAGCTATAGGATAGAGTGAAGCAGGATGGccactattttaaatattatattacaaactaaataaattacAATACACATAAATActcaaaaaaaatcataacgaATAATAAATAAGTCAAAGTTTACACACAATCACCATCAATCTAGGAGCAAAAAGAGCATAGTAAGTAATGAAGTCAAAAAAATGAGAGATGATGGTGAAATTAATGGggggaaaaattaaaaactagatGAAAATTACCAAAATGTGAACTGGGAGGTTTAAGGAAGAAAGAATAGAACACAGGAAGAAAAAAAGTCCTATATAATGGAACGAGTATGTCTTCATGtagtactaatttttttttcctctgaaGTGTGAGAATTTCATTTTGAGTCATACCCATAATGGGTATGTACCAAGTACATGTACCTGTTGGGTACACTTGGAAGCAtgtcaattaatttttcaagaaaaactgggTAAGCTGTTTGGGTAAAACATCAATGAGATTAGGCGCAGGTTGAGATAAGACTGAGCACACCTTGGTTAATAGCTAGATCTTTTTTTACCCAAAAGttgacaatttttaattaagattaagaTTTCTTTCTCTGTTTTCTCACTTTCCCATTTATGTTTCCCCACTCAATCAAACTTGGCCACCCTTgcaacaacagcagcaacaacaacaatgataaaaagaaaaaagactgACCTCGCATTGGGTTGGTCCAGAAGCGGAGGATGATTTTCATCGTTCTCCCTACCCTGTAATATCACTTCAATTATTAAAGTAGTAAACCAAAGGAgtgaaaaataaagaactacagtggaacaaaaaaaaaaaaaccaatagaGCATATGTATATAAATACTTGAAATACTTCTTTGAGAGCCATATCCATTAAGTCATCCTCTGTAAATATTTTAAGGTCATCCACCCTGCAAaggcatcatcatcatcaattaGTGGTGACTCGAGAAAGGCAGCAAAGGTAGAGAGGAAGAATGCATACGAGATATCAAGGTGAGAAAAATCTTCAGACAATTCAGCCTCGAGATTCTgcatgaaaaggaagaaattagaaaaagaaaagatgaaagGAGGGGAGAGATCAGAGATAGTGAGCTAACCCGAAGTTCAGAAAGAAGACAAGTCTGAAAGTGAGGAACCCTAGTGGAGGGGCCGACCATGTTAGGAACGTAAATGGGTCCACCCCTTGGAATTGGAATGGAGAGATCACATTCTGCAGCCTCTGGAATTGAACGTTCCATTCTTCCTCACTGATGCAATCAAGTTTAAGATTAGAGAGagcaaattttgaaatttagtgATAGAGATACAGAGCAGTGAGTGTGTACAATATGTATTCTCAACCAAGTCGAAAGAGAATGCGGCACAATTGACTACTCTCAATATATATACAAGTATTGTAGCCTTTACATTGCAGGTTAATCTTtacaagaaatttttttgtcataagTAATTATCGTAAAATgcgaaaaaaattatatcatacaattaaaataaatatatgtcaaATCAGCTCAATAAGAtttcttacttttaaaaatttaaccaGTAATTAATCCTGTTAAGTCACTGGTCGAATCAGTAAATCACTACTTAAACTACATAATTCAAtctgtattaaataaaaaaattaaaaactttatacgctctctttaaaaaagaaaaaaaattataaatttaatataattccaCAAAATCATTCTTCAAATTTAAATCCGTTGACATTCACTAAACTAATAAAAcaagtaataaacaaataacaaactcataataaaaaacatgaaaagaagTGTAGTCAATAAGAATTCAAAATatgcacacacaaaaaaaaaaggtttgagCAGAATATCTCACGGTCTCATTTCAGAAGTAGCAGCATTAGATTAAAGGCAAATATGTAAATAAAGTATTCCCTTGAATGTATAGTAAGAAAAGCCTCCCCCAAAGCAGAGGCATTTGGTGacagaagaagaataaaaagattAGCCCTTTGAAAGAATTCCCAGAATCTAACAGCATTACCCCTCCTTACTCTTACTACAATCAGCCAAAAACAATTGCCACAGTCTAACAGCACATCCATAAAACAAATGTaagattaattcaattttaaatcagAGATGATTAACAACACATACCAGACACTCGAGACAACACAGCGAGGATGTAGAGACTGTTGTGGGCAGAAGCAAAAGGAAGGTCCAATAAGAAAGGAGTGCACGGTGCACCTGTCTTCCCGCGACTGCGTGCGGCGGCGTGGTTGGTGCGACACTGCAACGACGACGAGCGTGCGTGCGACActacaatttaattattaattattaattatttatttgttaacagCGCATGGTTAGTGTTCAAGTTTGGTGTTTCTGTTCCTTTCGTATTCGTGTTGTTGTTGTCCCTTTCCCTTTCATTTTCgttcatttttcttaattttttttttaggaccTGTGAAcaaatttttctcaaaatatttaagataataacatatttaaaatttaaacctcATAAATATGATTAAACTGGAATAACCTGATCCACACGATTGATAGTAATTTTTCAGCATTTTagttaaacacacacacacacacatacatatatatatatatatatatatatatatatatatatatatatattgacccATAGGTTAGGGGTTACGGGTCCAACCTTCATCCTAGTGAGATTGCATTGAGTCAAAACAAGCAAATTATTTGATTGATCCAATAATTGAACCTAATCAGTTGGTTTAATGGGTTATGATTGGATCgatcaaattatattaattttttaaactatgaGTTTAACAACGTTattacaagaagaaaattaaatgttttaatataataattgctAACATAATAAAtcgatataattaaaattagtttgaaataacaaaattgGTTTGAAAATAACATTTTGTAAAGTTTCCATTTTCTCTGTTGCTATTTTGTGATTGTTGACAACTAAAATCTTCCATGGTGTTATATTACTTGTTAAAGTAATAATTATCatcaattttttagttttaggtgagagattatagatatttttaatttattatatcataGACTAATTTGCTTGTTATACaaaattatgattgattaaaagaattttacacATGATACAAATCGAATATGCATATATTTTCCTTGTAGACAGATCATGCTCACACATGTAGATACAACAAAATGTTACATATGTGTGTGTCAATCCTTTGGATTATAAATATcataagtttaatatttttttctaaaatgtttttttaaaatcaaattactaatactttaaataaaaatggcattaaatataaaagaatgatAATAAACACGCCATAAAAATATAGTGTTGTGTGATTAGTGCAATTAAAgtgaagataaataaaaaaataacttttcactttaaataaagtaaaaaagttaagaatatatatttaaaatctgaattaaaatattttataattttaaattaatggtaaatataatttttaaaaaatatttattcactttaaaagattaatttcataaaaaaatattgagcaAAACAAAAGGTTTCTTTTACTCTAGACTTTTGTAACAATAAAGTAAAGTTCAACAAAATCTTTCATTTAAATAGTTCACATGCTTGTTTACAAAACAATGACTAAATCTAATTCAATAAATCTTGTATCTTCACTTAATTGACTATATAGTTGGCAACAGAGCTTGAATTTTAATCAACTGAGAAAAGCTAAAATATACTTatcattttcataaatataaaaaaatatttatctttagattttaattacaaaacatTGGTTTCACCtcataaaaatatctatttattataaattataaattttaatatatatatatatatatatatatataatttatatttattttatgtaatgcACAGGCTAAAATACAGAGTTTTAAACTAAACACACAATTAGAATTTAGAGGTGTCTGACACTTTTGCCATATCAGGCCCGCCAAACCTCAAAATGATTATAACTACATATGAAACATGTATAATACAAAAACAGACACTGTCCCTCCTTAATGAACCAAACCTTGAAGTTGtcctatttataaataatttcacGAAAAGAGcgagattgattttatttgtaaacaataacttatgatgacaatgatttataacttcaattttattatcaataatatataagaaatatgaTCTTAAGTTAGATTTACATAATTTCGTTTTATGATTTTctatgaatatatattttacatatcGTTAGAATAAtcttatctatatatattgGATACACGTATGTGCAGCATAGGTGGCAGGCAATGGGGTGAGTCAGCttcataaacatcaaataataaataataaccaGAGCAGAGAAATCAAAGCCAAAGAGAAACTAATTAATGTTATAGGAAAAATCTAAAAAGAAAGTTGAATTTGAAGAACTATCTAGAAATAGTgttgtaaaataaaaacataacatTAGAATTAGATGATATGATACAAGTGTCTAAGTGGACTTGTGCCTTCGATGGGTTGATCCCTTTAGAAGGCAAAGCCTCAGGCGTCTGCTTAGAGCCTCCAGCTTCTCAAACCTCTCGCTCTttggcttcttcttcttcttcttcttcttgtgctTTTTgtcatcttctttttctttctctttcgtGCTTCGCATGGGTGTTGCAAACACCTTCACAAATGACAATGAATAGATGAAATATCCATGAGAAGCACAGACATACAGCAGAACAAGTTGTGTACTTTAGTGTACCTGAGTGAGGGTATCATCAGCCCTTAAATCTTCATCACTGCCTCCTAAAGAAGAACATCTGCCCCAACTTTCTCTGTTTGAGCTCGTATATGAGCAACAATCTTCACCCTCGCCATTTAGCTTCTTATCctatcaaattcaaataaaggAATGCTAAAATGTGGACGGACATACACTCCTCAGTTTTAACTCCAAACTAGTCAAATTATTCACCCATTCAACCAATACTCAAGACCGCCAGTAATAATTTGTCTGACACATTTTCTTAATTCCAGAGACAGTGTTTGATAAGATTACCTGCACATCTGTATGCCCATCATTGCCATCAGTATCTTCTCCAAAAAAGGACTCCTGCATTACAAGTGATGAATGAATTAAACATAAcaaagtttttgaaagaaaatagcATCAACAGAAGGTAAAGGCATCCTACTACATCAGTCACCGGTGCAACTTCTGAAAGAAGTTCACTAACTGATTTTGTGCTGGAAATTGTTGGAAGCACAGAAGATGAACTTGCAGCTTCGGTTGATGCAGACCTCAGACTAGAGAGAATCTCATATAATAGGCTCTGGCATGAAAGCAAGAGCAAATTAGTTCCTGTTCTTCAGAAAGTgctcaaaaaataaaaccttAATCATTTGACCATATTCATACGTAACCACGtaatatttatgttaatatttcCAAAAAGTGAAAAGACAGTTGGCATCCAAAGACAAATGCTAATTATGATCCATGTATCAAAAAATGTTTTAGAGGTTTCAGGCAAGTTAAGGCCAAGTGATTCggtatttcttctgtttttccaTTTTGTTGATCTCGAGCTAGGTGAAACTGAGGTTGAAAAAAAGTACTACCTAGTCAATTAGGATGGAAATAAGGATGCTAAGGAGTGTAATTTGCATCTTGCTAATGTATCACTTCATTAGTTCACAAGCTGCACTCTAGACACAGTATAAATTCAGCTATATTTCTTATGGATCAAGCTTCACATAAGTGCAATTagaatttcaatataaataaatcttagccattttaatttttggtatttgaTCACGTATTCTGCAATTGATTAAGAAAGCACAAAATGACTAGTAGGCAGTGGTTGTAGGCAATAAATTTATCGAAGACAGAATTTAACTGAGCATGAAATCAAGACATGAATTTCTAAATGCAAATTACCTCGTCCACACCAGAACCAAGTTTTAGATCCCCCAAATCATAATATTTCTCAAGCTTATGAGCTCTAGGAACATTAGGAGGGTGAAGGACATTGTAGAAGAAAATGGAAACTGAATCATAAAAGAATTGTGGTCGAGACGAGTTGTGATCACCGTCAAATTTTATGACATTTTTGTCACCCTACAAAAATCAGAAACAATGATTAGATATTTTGGCTACCAATGGAAAAATGGTGCAGATTGctttcaaaaaatttcattctcaaAGATTTGGAATAGATTAATACTGCATAGGCTTCAGAGATGAGATCAGAATGGTGAGGCTGAATGAATTTGTCATCGCTTGCATGTCCAAATAAAACAGGAATGAATGTCTTCGGTGCAACCTGTGgatttaaaaagaattaatttaagataGGCATGGAAAGAAAATGATTCtacttaaaaatttgtttagcCAGAAAATAATACCTATCATGCTCAGATTCCATGGTGAAAACatgctatgttttttttttctctctctatgaTATGGAATCTCACAAAAAAATTCTAAGAGACATttcctttaatatttttaattttcaatattatattttaagcaGACTTTTTTTctgaatgttaaaaaaataattgaatttcttttaaaatactaGTGACCTCACAAACGTCCATGCATATGAAATTGTTGCCTCAAGTTTCTgagtcaataaaatatttttttttgtttttaattggaCACCTAGTGAAGACTAAAGTATCTAACACATGTCATATGGGTGATAGGGAGGTGTTGGTGTCAAAGATGTGTCCAACACTGCCTAAAACAAGGGGACTGTCCATGCTTCATAGGCATGATTAATGAAGTTTAcataattacattaataatttaaaaatgttaaacagCTTGAAATATGCTTCaccatttttctaaaaaagaaaacaaaagaactgCAAAACTAATACATACCTGCAAACAGTTCAGATTCATAATATCAAACTTTGCCTTCTTCTCAATAACCCTCCGCATGTACTGTACAGCCATTTTAACCTAATTGAGGCAAATCCAGCAGAATATAAGACTTAATAAACACACCAGAAAATCCAAGTTAACAGCTATAGGTTTTATTTCCATGTTGCTTGAAGGATTTGGAAAAGAAAAGCAACCAGCATGAAAGTAATAAAGCCATGCAAACTAAAAGTAAGCTGCTTGTACAGTTCCATTTTCCAGTAAGCACAATGTGATCATAGGATCTTTGGTgccacttttttctttctttttctggaGGGCATGAAAGATTTCACTGACTGCAGAATATAGAGCAATCATTCCAGTCCATTCAATCAAAATGGGACAAGGACATGATTATCCAAATATCAAGGGAAATGTAGTGAAATCTAAAAGTAAATCAACACATAAATATTGAGTGATAGAACTGAAAATCAATATATCTGGGATCACCCCACCCTCACATCcccaaaaaatcatttcaaaaacTGCAATAATTGCCAAAGATTGCTACAACTAATGTATCCctatctttcatatttaaaattttccaaaaagaaaagaagaccaATAATTACCACAAAACCCTAGATCCAATATAAAATCTAAATCAAAACGGCATTCTTCAACCCTGtaaatttctatttcttttatacccaacttaacaaaaaaatgaaaattgagatTCCTGTATTGAAGTCACAGTGCGTGTTTGCTCAAGAGGGTCAATCAAATCAATTTGTAAAACAGAAGACCCTCACCAAAAATCTATCAAATTCTTCAGCCAGTTAAATGCAAATTGAGGTATAGACCCAGTAAAATGGATGGAAAATGGTGTAAACACAAAGCTAAGTGCAGATACCCTAGGTCCTAGAAATTAGTTAGAACCACTTAACCTCACAATGCATGGCAATCTTCTATAAGTACAAATGAACAGCACATTTAGGCTGTGTTTGATTTAGGAGGAAGGGACAGAAATAGAGAAGAAATAATGTGAGTTTCATGTGGAGTCCACACCTCCTACATActataattcaaattttcatatatagAAGATATCTCTCCTATTTCCATCATCTCAACCAAACACAGCATTAGATGCATCTATAACAATGCAACATTTTTAAAGACTTTTGCAGTCTGAACAACTCTGACTAATGATGCACCCCATTTTACTACATGCACTGCAAATAGTTTCAAGACCTGTGACAGATATCATGCACCACAGCCTACAGGTTCATATCACTACATAACTATTTGGAAGGAACCATATAGAGTGCCTTTTTCCTCTTTAGAGTGAGCATTTACTACAAAGGGTGCTAGCATTCAGAGAGAAAaagtgagtgagagagagatTACAGTGAATTTAGGAAGCCGAATTTTATAAACATCCACAAGCTCCATCATGAGATCATATAAGTTCGAAAAGGCACTATCCAACACCATTCCAGCAATAGAAGGGTCTTCAGCTCCATAAAGAAGACTACATCACACCAAAGTAAAAGGGAATAGACAATTAAACTAGAGTTGTGAATATAAGGGTGGCTCATAATTACATGTATACAGAGTAAAGGTAAGACCATGAGATACTACAAAATCCAGTGACTTGGccatcaaaatttttaaaaatatgtattcaAAAGGGGGAAAATCagctattttcttcttcttttccacCAATTTCTCAAAGGAACCAGCTAAGTGCTAATGAATGCCCTAAAATAATTGGTTAAGAATCaatgaaaaaaacttttattggAAATCATGATGGAAGTACActgataatattttttcccacaaaatttcCACTTTTGATTTCTTAAACAGTGTCCTAAAGGCATTTGTTAGCATTCTCCtttctcaaataatttttaaaaaaaaactcccaTAGGGAGGCCTCAACAGTTTTGCCCACGCATACACATACAGAGATAGAAGGAGAAATAAAACTAAGATCATGAAATTATACTAGAAATTGTAGGGGTACGCATAGCAAATATAAAGTATCAAAGAAGCagaaattcatataaaaaacaatatcaAACAAGTTAATTGGGAGATGTAATACCTAGTAACAGCACCCATTGATCGTCCCCAAAGACCTATACAAGATATTTGTTTGTTGCTCCTCAAATATGACACCACCATCTTGAGATCATCTTTCTACCACACAAAGGAATGGACACGTATTGGTAGTTTCCGAAAAGATGGAATATGCAGAAACTCAACTTAATAGCCAGAAATTAATAAACAGATAAAAACATGCATAAAGAGATAACTTACTTCATGCCAACCAAGACTAACATAGTCTCCATCAGATAAGCCTGACCCCGAGAAGTCAAGGGTAAAAACAGTAATATTTGAAGGAAGAAGAATTACAGCAGCTTCATTGGCATCTGCCCTACATCCACTGCATCATTGTACGTATGCACACATATCACAAGGGAGAAGAATAGAAtagctaaaaaataatgatcacacatatacaattttttaaaagcatCAAGACAATAACCATTTTAATAACAAATACCTGTTTCCATGGCAATATATAACACAAGGAAGAGAAGTATCTTCaggaaaaggagaaggaagatAATGACTACATTTTAAGGTATAGCCTCTGGTGTTCTTGAGCTGCACAATTGGAAACCAGATAGATCTCACAGTAAACAAACAATTGGAATCATGATTTAACTATATACAGACAACAATAATTGCATGTAATCctcaaataaataatgtccataCTTGCCTCCAAATCCTGCCTTTGGTATGTTCGACCTGCAAGGGTGAATTCCTTTTCCCACAGGTACTGATCAGGGTTATACTCTGCCCTGTAAAAGTGATAAAGTAGATATAGTTGTAACTAAATTGGTTGGAAAAAGATAATTGCAAGTTGAGCAATGGATTCACAGCCACTTACATAGTTATTTACAGGcagtaaaaaaagttattaagatCTATAGGGAAGACTGTCTAACATAGTTCATTGAAGATGATTGAGTGTGCATTTGGTTTACAGGTTTCACAACTTTCAAAACATCTCAACGGAAAAGCATATCTCTAATTAGATTGGGTTGAGCAAACGTTTAAACACTGAGACAAGTTCATTTTGAACACGGTATACAGTACAGaggaaatttaatcaaataaaaacaaatctaCTAGTTCAAACACTGCTtatcaaggaaaaaaaacatattaaatagGTAAAGACAATTTTGTTGCATATCAAGTACTTTCCCCCTTAATTCTCAACCACTAAGATGACATGGCCATGAAAATTTAATACGATTTTGTAAAAGTAAAAACAGGTAAGGAAATTAAAGGCaagagataaaaatgaaaacaagaacaaaaaaaaaaaaaaaagagtacagGAACACACGTAATTACTAGGGTGGGGAACAAAATAGGAATCCTCTTGCTAGGAGAAAGAGCCCTAATGAATATGAGACAGTTAACATTCTCTTTCCCGTACCCATCACAATGGTACCTGCTTACTTAATAGTGCCATGCCACCAACcagagaaggaaaaaattaaTACCTGGGAGGCCGAATAACGAAATTGATGAATTGCTCAATCATCTTGCTGCTACATGTAGCTCACGGCAGCTCCACCTCATGACCTTGCAAGTTGACCTCAAAGTCAATTAATTAGCCACCATCTTCGCAACTCAAAGCTCTCGATCtcacaaattaattttactcaTGAATTTCCAGCGCCAGAGACACATTTACACGAGCTAAGCTACCAGTGCCCGATTCCTGAGACAAACAACACCAACTAGAAGCTAAGAAAGAGACTTTTGTTtgcattgaaaaaaataaaaagagtgaaACCCAATGCTAATAGTACTAAAAAGtttcaaattttacaaggaAGTTGGTCCCCAAGTAATTATATGAATTgaagagagagtgagagagagaaaagaatctTCATGCACTAAAAGCTCTTCCAGATCCAAATTCCCTCAAAAGTAATGCATATCCTAAAACCAGAAAAAAGCACAGTAACCAGAAATTTTCATTCACCCCCTCCccccaaagaaaaaaagagaaagagaaa
This region of Glycine max cultivar Williams 82 chromosome 7, Glycine_max_v4.0, whole genome shotgun sequence genomic DNA includes:
- the LOC100802470 gene encoding snRNA-activating protein complex subunit isoform X3 — its product is MERSIPEAAECDLSIPIPRGGPIYVPNMVGPSTRVPHFQTCLLSELRNLEAELSEDFSHLDISVDDLKIFTEDDLMDMALKEGRENDENHPPLLDQPNASRFGEKKSNRKRKGTNDSVLELGLSSWCYMSADHQSDCIEKVEQVVRIKQKQEEDKASVKLHSFDRRINEAVHKSTRTERMRTLRSTSSTRKVNTASLQEHLPVLYPEVVLSVEVYHNVRKGTKIQELLVLGGQTLTALRDKIFCSTDQVMHKAGQHDPSGYFLIEDVFCPDLRDPSAIDLTRPILDWLRDSKEEAQKKWEYIITGELQKKQKAIMGEKSASQLPHFRSIEMHKIRFCDLSFQLGAGYLYCHQGDCTHTLVIRDMRLIHPEDVHNRAVYPIITFQLKLRFQKCNVCKIFRATKVTVDDKWTPENPCYFCDECFSLLHQADDGTLLYTDFVEYDYNHD
- the LOC100802470 gene encoding snRNA-activating protein complex subunit isoform X2 encodes the protein MERSIPEAAECDLSIPIPRGGPIYVPNMVGPSTRVPHFQTCLLSELRNLEAELSEDFSHLDISVDDLKIFTEDDLMDMALKEVFQGRENDENHPPLLDQPNARFGEKKSNRKRKGTNDSVLELGLSSWCYMSADHQSDCIEKVEQVVRIKQKQEEDKASVKLHSFDRRINEAVHKSTRTERMRTLRSTSSTRKVNTASLQEHLPVLYPEVVLSVEVYHNVRKGTKIQELLVLGGQTLTALRDKIFCSTDQVMHKAGQHDPSGYFLIEDVFCPDLRDPSAIDLTRPILDWLRDSKEEAQKKWEYIITGELQKKQKAIMGEKSASQLPHFRSIEMHKIRFCDLSFQLGAGYLYCHQGDCTHTLVIRDMRLIHPEDVHNRAVYPIITFQLKLRFQKCNVCKIFRATKVTVDDKWTPENPCYFCDECFSLLHQADDGTLLYTDFVEYDYNHD
- the LOC100802470 gene encoding snRNA-activating protein complex subunit isoform X8; the encoded protein is MERSIPEAAECDLSIPIPRGGPIYVPNMVGPSTRVPHFQTCLLSELRNLEAELSEDFSHLDISVDDLKIFTEDDLMDMALKEGRENDENHPPLLDQPNARFGEKKSNRKRKGTNDSVLESDCIEKVEQVVRIKQKQEEDKASVKLHSFDRRINEAVHKSTRTERMRTLRSTSSTRKVNTASLQEHLPVLYPEVVLSVEVYHNVRKGTKIQELLVLGGQTLTALRDKIFCSTDQVMHKAGQHDPSGYFLIEDVFCPDLRDPSAIDLTRPILDWLRDSKEEAQKKWEYIITGELQKKQKAIMGEKSASQLPHFRSIEMHKIRFCDLSFQLGAGYLYCHQGDCTHTLVIRDMRLIHPEDVHNRAVYPIITFQLKLRFQKCNVCKIFRATKVTVDDKWTPENPCYFCDECFSLLHQADDGTLLYTDFVEYDYNHD
- the LOC100802470 gene encoding snRNA-activating protein complex subunit isoform X4; protein product: MERSIPEAAECDLSIPIPRGGPIYVPNMVGPSTRVPHFQTCLLSELRNLEAELSEDFSHLDISVDDLKIFTEDDLMDMALKEGRENDENHPPLLDQPNARFGEKKSNRKRKGTNDSVLELGLSSWCYMSADHQSDCIEKVEQVVRIKQKQEEDKASVKLHSFDRRINEAVHKSTRTERMRTLRSTSSTRKVNTASLQEHLPVLYPEVVLSVEVYHNVRKGTKIQELLVLGGQTLTALRDKIFCSTDQVMHKAGQHDPSGYFLIEDVFCPDLRDPSAIDLTRPILDWLRDSKEEAQKKWEYIITGELQKKQKAIMGEKSASQLPHFRSIEMHKIRFCDLSFQLGAGYLYCHQGDCTHTLVIRDMRLIHPEDVHNRAVYPIITFQLKLRFQKCNVCKIFRATKVTVDDKWTPENPCYFCDECFSLLHQADDGTLLYTDFVEYDYNHD